The genomic stretch caagGATGTAtgtcaacatttttaataaaatggaTAGATTACCTCAGCTTTTAAAATACTATCACAACTGTCTGAAAGTATCTTTGGGCCAAGAATGGAGAAAAACAATTGAGGAACAACTGGAGCAAGAAGAAACTGTTGTCTGTTGGCTAAGAATTTATTACGACAAATTATTATCCACTTGGCTAACTCAGGTATAAAAAGCTGCATAGTCTCATCGGCGAATACACATAGAAATGTATAGTTGACTCATGCGAAATACTTccacaaatttcattttcaggtCAAGTGGTGCAATCAGGTTTTTCCAAATTCGTCAATTGACACCCTTGTCGATGTCTATGCCGACTTATTACGCAGTCTGTCTCCAAACTTTATAGAATGCATCGAAGCGGCTTTGAAGCAAGAATCTAGTGATATTCATTTGGCCACTTTAATTCTTCTCAAAGAAAACGCTCGAGAGTTTGCTGTAAATTTGAACGGTGCTATCGAGGCCTCGTCACAAGGAAAAGTTTTGAATCAAGACTCGTTGTTTTTATTGGCCGAAGCAATCTTTGCACCCTATGTTTCATACATTCGTAAATACAGTGTTTACGAAACAGCAAAATTGTCTCATGAAATTCAAGCATTAGACTGTATTCACGATGATCTGAGCGATACGATTAATTCACTCTCGCTTAGTATATCACGAGCAATCGACAATGCAAACAGCGCCAATGGAAGGTGTAAGATTTTCACCGCTGGCTGTGGATATCCCGGATTATTAAATGCACTTGATGTAAGCATCAGAAATTATCAACTGAGACTGAACATGGATGAAACTTTACTACAGTAAATCGATGGATTGATCTTTTTATAGGCATACTTCAGTCAGTATTTGGACACCTATAAGATTGGCATTCGACAATTGGAAAGGAGAAAGATCAAGCAAGAAGATTGGAATTTGTTTCAAATGTGTTTGACACTGTTGCAGAgtatcggtaatttttttcaagtatttacCTAATTTATAAAGCAATCATTTAAATATGCGTTTTGCACGCTTGTTTTACAGGTGAACTTTTAGGGCATATTGAACAGTTTGAGAAAGTGTTGGTGGCAGATATTCTAGATGCGAATACCAAGTTGCAGAACACTAATACCAGTGTTTTTACTCGGTACAAAGAATTGTTACTAGATGCAGCTGGACGAAAAGAATTCGATAATCTAATAACATCGTTTCAAAAAGGTACACTTTGATTGGCATACGGCATTGATTCTCTTCGTGTACATTAAACTTTCTACCTATGTCTGTtctaaaatttgaatcaaaagttgaatctattaataattattttgcagAGGAGAAAACTATCTTGGATTCGATAACGCAATTGATCCACAAGCTTTGCTCCGATTTACACAACACGACCTACGAAGTGATTTTCGCACCGATTTTCACGCAATTATTGTTCGTTCAAAAAGCACCCGCATGGTCATCGGAAGCAAATAAAATGGCAAATTTAAGTTCAGATTTACCAGACTACAGTTTTGCACCCCAAGAATACATAACACAGGTCGGACAATATCTTATGACCTTACCTCAACACTTGGAGCCTTTTTTGCTGAGAGACAATCCAAGTTTGACACAAGCCCTCAGAGCTGCCGATCCCCAATACGCTCAAGGATCGAGTGAGTCGGGATTCACGGACATTCTTTTGGGTATAGTAGCCAAAGGAACCTGCACCATGTTCCAGGATCAAACGCTGGGTATCTGCGAGCTTAACGCAGGTGCCTGTAAGCAATTAGCCACAGATATAGGTAaacataatattaattatcaaaGTACGGTTGGAAAatcaaagagaaaaagttatttaCTCTTCTTCCCCTTTGGTTTAGATTATCTAGGAAACATTTTGGAGGAATTGGGCCTTTCGTTGACCGAGCAGTTACAACAGATGTCTACTTTGCTAAGACTCAGCCCCGAGGATTATCAGAGCGGTAGTTCTGGTTGTAACGCAAGGGTTGTCGCTGCCATTAGACAAATGCGAAATATAACTTCGTCGGGTTGAGCTTGGATATATCTCAGAAAATGTCAATTGTGAATAAAAGCAAACAACACGACAGCGTCGATGATGGACTGAATTTCAATACTAATGTCGATTATTGTCGACATGTGGCAACgcatatattttgtaaatagaGCATTTTAATACAGAATGTTGAATTTGTGTCCTTTATTCTACCTCACCTGATATAATGAATTAATGAACTAGATTTAacatcgataaaatttttgcaacccACAATTAGAGATGCAAGGGATTCCCACCCTCTACGCCGCAAGTCGATTTTAAAACAGTGAAAGTATCGACTGGCGCCATCTCACAGATCTTCCGTAAGCTAATAAAAAACGATGACTGCGTAGTATACAAGTTGCATACAATAAGGCATATTCGCGTAGTATTCAAACTAAAACATCAAGCTCTCATGCAGTATTTAGCAGACGTTTCGATTATTGCTAAGTATCTAGTTATGTGCTTGATTGAGATCTTTGCTGCTCGTTTGAAATCTAAACTATTAAAATAACTTTGTCGGATCCGGACAGAAATACTGAGTTTTCTTTGCGCAAGTGGAATTGCGTAACTTTCAATATTAGCAGAGTTCAGTTATgcgataaatgaaaatacaaagggCAAAATTCGCTGGCTTATCCGTCTTTGCGATACTCAAATCTATTCGGCACATTTTTTCACTGTATGAATAACAAACTGACATTTCACACGCAATTATTCGCAATGAGGAAAAATTTGGCTATCGGGACATACAACTAACCGTCAACAGAGAGGCTCGATCTTTTGTTCATTTGTTCATCATAATTCCGTTAAATCAGACAAATGCCGTGGACCTAgatagaattgatatcgtCGAATTAGATCGCGGAGTTGATATTTTAAGAACGTCGTTTGAAATGATAGCACCACTTACCCAAAATTAATCCAAAACGCACATGACCTGCTTGGATcatatcatatacatatatatacatacgaatcaaaacaaataccACGTAATTCTGTCGCTGTTAAACTGTAGCCACAGATGTCGCGGTTTTTTTGGGTTTTCCCGACTTACAAACGGAATTAATGAATGCTATACTTACAATTACCTCGATAGCAGCGATGAATTGTCGTGACGATTTGTTCAGTTGAAATTCACTCGAGAAGTCGCAGTAATAGtataatgaattttgatggGACTAAGCGAGCCGAAGTAGCGACATTCGCTCCTTCCAGCGTCGTATTCGGAACTGGAAGTTCCACGGCTTACGGCTAACATCACATCGATAGAAGTTATAGCCTAGCATCGTGTACTATCAAAATTCGTGATACATTACAACTTTCTAatacgtatgtgtataatcATGGACTTACAGATTAGTAACTCTATTGAATGATtacaagaagataaaaaaaacttttttggatcAATTTCTGATGAACATAATTCTCTTTCAAGCTGTTCAATAACTATTCTTTATTCGCGTATATCAAAATATCTTATAGCGGAAATAATCGTGACGTGATTATAAAACCAATGAGGTTCTTACCCATGGATtctattatttgaaaaaggtCTCCTAATAAGCATTGTGGAATATGGAAAAGCTTTACGTGTTTGAAACGAATATAAaaccaaaaaagtttttaaaataacaAGGGTTTCAATAAATCAGTATCAAAAGGTTATCAACGAACCTAAACGTAGAGTTTACAGGtgttagtaataataattataagaagagcaacaacaacaacaacatcaacaacaacaacaacaacaataataataataataatgcatcTATTTTACTCATTAAGTTGTAGATTTCGGAATCAGCAAAATTTGCAAAGTTCGAATACAAAAAATGGATgtacaaagagagagagagtaattTAATAATGTATACTTATGTACGTAACGAAAAGCTGACAACTGCAAATATAGCATATTAGTTTAcagttttgcatttttataatcaaataGTATTAAGGTGttattgtttaattaattatcataattatttaaCGTTAGATGTgacattttaatttatataactTATTCATCCTAAATCTATACCCATAGCACGCTTAGATCAGTTCACACATATACGTCATGGCAATGGCATCTTTCATATGAACAGgcgtttaattaatattttccatcTTATTCTATgttggtttttcttttaacgaatttttattccgtttttttttttttttttttgctttagtTATTTATGCAGCTGTGTTATCGAAAGGTGATTACAACACAAGTTTCAGCTCATCGAACGATCGATTAGACTAAAGAGGAGGGGTTCTAAAATATCACGCATGTACAAACCATcgcgatataattttatttccccAGAGGTTTATTATTCCAGCTTTATTACACAATATAGAAACTCGGCGGTGGGTAGAGGTATGAAAAGATCAGTTTAAACCGAATTCGAGCAAACCGTTTTGTACTACGAGATATAGTATCTAGATTATATGCTCCATCTGTTGCCAATTAAGTTTACAATTCAAACCTCTTCCTACCACAACATGGCATGTAGCCATCCTACACCCATTCGTACGtatatcattattatgtaAACCTTAGCAAACAgttaataattgataattatcgataaaaccgcaatgttttattgttattgttattattattattatttttcatttaacatatatttaattttatttcatatatatataaaattatactaaCTACatcaatatatacataaaaaggCAAATGTGAAATACCTGAAtgttttttatgtgttatattataaaaatatgttttttttattacgtttaTCAATATAATCGGTACATACTTATAGATTGTAGCAATATATCTGAGCTAATATATTCAcataatcgtttttttttcttcttatcatacattatattatattagtaCTTTGTGAACGGACGTCAGTCTCGCGTGCCAATTGAAGCAAATAATTGCCTGTGTTGATGTTTATATTTAGAGAAAAacaagtattattatattattgttattaatattattattaatattactgTTATTTGTTTTACATCTTTCATTATCCAGGCAACACCTCAAGCATTTGCCTTTTATCAAACAACCATAAtttcttatatgtataataactgCATATAAATGCATTAATATGCATTCGATGcaactttaaataattattatacgaatatTTCAAGTCTTGTACTTGAACAAAATTACACACATTACATTTCATAAAGTAATGggcataattttaatttcttttcgtttcttttaaaCTCGCTGTGAGTTTACTGAACTCAATTACATTTTCCCATTTATCCGAAGTACATATTGTAGTTTCGAATATGTATACTATTCGTAGATCATTTTATTTGCATAAAACTATAAGcttttttgtatttaatatACAATGACGGTATTTTCATAATCTAATCTTCTGAAGACCATATCGTAAGTGTCGTTGTTTCattggagaaaaagaaaatcacatCTCTTTATCACGCATACAGCAAAGACCATTTGGGGATCAATAAaaccttgaaaaaataatgtcgGGTCGGTGATCAATAAATTTAACTTATCCAAGttacttcaagttttttttttttcaattatattttgctttgtatgaatttttaaattaatgatCTGTCGATATCAAATACTGTACGACAACTTTTCGAACTAGTCGAGATGATGCATttgagaggagaaaaattcgacaatttaAGCACTTGTTTTCATAAACTAAGACATAAGGAAGAAATCTCAGACTAATCTGAACGTGTGATCCTTTCGCCTCGACGGTTTTATCTGGATACCATTATTGCATCAGTATTCACAGAAGACTCTTTGATGTAGctgatattgataaaaatcattctACCAATTCAATTCGTTGTTTGCGACGGTATTCGCAGCGTGATAAACAGTGTGAGGTGGCGTACTTCATTTCACAATCATTATCATCTGCCGAATTTGATAAAACACGTATATATcgataggtatgtatatacataaatgtatCAATGTTTTCAGTGGCCACAGATTTTAACAACTACACAGTCAAGTTTCTGCTTTCATTGTGTTCAATCACCTGTAAAGAACATCTTGTATCTTTAAATTCGCTTATCGTCTCTAGCAAATTCACTCTTTGTGTTCCGGATCTGGTTTGCTTTTCGGTTCTATAGCAGAATTATGAGGATGATGGTTATTTGTTTGATTTCTGGGCACCAAAAGAACGTTTCCATCTGCTGACTGTTGAAGGCTGTACTCGTAAGGATGATACTGGTTGCCATCTGGATCCCTAAGGGACTggagaaatgtaaaaaaataatcgttagTTTTAGTGCCAGAAACAGGAATTCCACATATTGTCCGAATGAATTAACTTCATTTTCGTATAAAACGAAGTTgcattgaaaatcgaattttcgcCTCGTAGGTCGATAATCAGTAATAAAAAGTTCAATTCACCTGGAAAACATGGCGATACAGTTGGCTGAACTTGTCCTTGACACGCTGCCTTTCCAGGAGCATAAAATCACGTTCTCGAATCAATCGCATTTTCCGGTCACGCATCTCTTTGACTTGATCTGCCAGGCTGACAATTTGGTCAAGTTTTCGTTTGCGGCAATTCTGTGCGGCTACTTTGTTCTTTCCACGTCTTCTGATATCGCGTATCAAAGATAACTGTGCCTCACTGAGATCATATTTGCTAAGACGTTCGTTGAATTCGTCCATTGGTAAATTGATAATGTCGTTAACGGGGATTGGTACGTTCAATGCCCTTGCACGTTTCTCATCACGCGTCAGGTGTTCCTCTCCTTCAGACTTGCGAGCtagaagtattttttttccaacagttAGGATATTTGATACTTGAAAATTCATGCATAACTCAGCTTGCGAGTAAGAATATTATCAATGTATTTCTAAAATGTTACGCTACCTTTCTTATCGCGTGACAAGCAGCGATGCATTGAACCAGAGCTTTCGGCTGGCATGTGGTACGTATGGTTATGCTGGACATGTTCGATAGCTGACCTGCCTGCAAAACAATTAATGATTGAGTGGAGTGGAACTTATTCTATTAAAAGTTTCccattcataaaattttttcttccacttctCTTTCAAGCAATCTTGTTATaattagttttgaaaaaaaagcatGACCGCTGCTTGACTGTTTAGACGTACCAGAATGGTGACGAGACGAGTCGAGGCTGCAGCTGTACTTCATTTCGGATTGAGGACCTGCTGCGCTCTCGATGGGGCCAGAGTAAGCGTTTCCAGGTGCTCCAGCACCCACGCTTTGGCTATCGTtgtattcatatttaattGGGGTCGTTGGGTGAGCAGTAGCTCCTAAAGACGAGCCTGTTACGTGAAAGATAAAATAACATTACATTAAAAGTGGAATTAACTCCAAGTTCACGCTGAAATGACTATGAGCACTTTAAAATAAAGCTTATGCCAATTCTCAAGCAATgatttaataattgaaaatacataCCAGTGCCTTGTTCCTGGAAATATCTCTTGGCAAACATCTGGTGTTTCTTCTGAGCTACAGGTGGCATTGCTCGTTCAGATTGACATCTCGGAGATGTGCCGTTTCTTCCAGCCGCTGAATAGCTGTAGTCGTACGGCATGCGGTATTTGCTGCAATGTATATTACGTCAAATATCTGGGTAAAATTCGTCTGGTTAACAGACTGCGAAAATGAAGAAGTATCAGAATTGGAAAGAAGAGTATTATCCACCTGGCATAATCCATTGAGTAATGAGAGTCTGCTTGAGTGTGGCTAGAGTTTGAACCAGTCTCCATCCACTCCCCATCAGAAAGAGAGGGAACGCGTTCGCTTCCCATGCTGCTGACTGCGCTGTCGCTAGAGGCATCCATCCTTTCGTCGGTGACTCCAGCAAGGGTTGTCACACCAGGAGTACCTGTCGCTGCGCCTCCAGCTGACTGCACTCCAGGCAATGCGGCGGCTCCAGTTGGTCCCGAGGCATTGTTGCTGTTGTGGTCCAACATTCGCATTGTGTACATGCCTGGaacaaatataaaagaaaaattaaatcattacTTCTGCAGTGGAGAAGTTTAAGCATTGTTAAACCCAAAGAAAGTGAAATTGTCGTGCGATGAAACGCAAGATCTTTATCGTTGAATCTCCTCCAATATTTGAACAGAATTAAACTTCTTTACCAATGACAAAGGTGAATTGTTTAAGCACCTTTACTGAAATGATTGTATGAAACTAATTCGAGCGATTTAAAAAGAGTAGCTGTAGTGGAACAAAAGGCATTCGCTGTACATGTTGCTCAATGTAATACtaattatacatatctatGTCAATCTTTATGTGGTGAAGATGGTATAATCAGAATGCaaacagttgaaaatatttatatcactGCTAAATTTTAAATAAGAGGATTACAGATATGGACCaccaaattgaataaatttctaagGCAAGAAATTCCTCCTGGTTTTATTGTAGGCGATATATTtatgcgtatatatgtatatgcgtgtGTGACGGAATTGACGTATTgttgtcaaaattaattattgcgaTTATTCACTTATCTGATATAAcgattaagaaaaaaacaaaaatttcgacaactttcgataaaattttgttgattcaGGCTAAAGTTGAAAAACTTGCTATATTCACTTACGATTAGCATGGGCAAATCACGCGTTCGAAGATCGCCGCGATAatgagaaatatttaataCCCGATAATATTGAAAGTTAATGCAACCGCCGCTAACGgtatttttataacattaCAAAGTACTTTGGTAAACATAAATACTGGTTACCGAAACGGTTACCACAAACAGAGTGAATGAATACTACAATATCACAAGCAGATGACTaggacaatttaaaaaaaaaattcattcctaCACGCTCCGCATTCCTGTCGAACAGATCACTCATTGAGTCAACCGTAAATTTTGTAAgactaggaaaaaaaaacggcggCGGCTAAATTACAACACATCTTTCATTGTTTAGCAATAGTGAGCAATCTTCGTATAATCAAGTTCgttgtacctacatacatacatacatacatgtaacaCATGTATCGAGAATTGAAAGTGCGTGGACGTTTTAAGAGATAACGAAATTCCACTTGAATGATACATAATATATCGGATCGTCTTCCGTCCAATCgctggtaaaataaaaaatttcatcagagTTGTAGATACtttattgttgttttgttttttttttctttctttcttcaaagAGCGAAAGAGGCTGACAACAATCGCAgcgttgttgaaaattttaattttaaatatacaaacaaacaaataatgaGTAAATTGAAACACGTAGGCGCGCGGTGAGAGAAACATGCAATAAACACATGACAGAAAACTTTCGAGTCCAGAGTGAATGAGCTGACGCCTGCCTGAACAGCTCATAcgtattatgtacatacatattcgtGTGAATGCCTAAAGcaaaatatattatagacGACGTTCTTTGCTCTCGTGTGGAAGTATAggcacatacgtacatacattatagGCGTACGCTATTTTGTAGATATACACAGGCATCGCACGATGATGGACGATAGATCCATAAGGCATAAGAATAACGTGACGTAGAGGctaaaattcttcttcttcttcttcttctgacgAGTATTAAAGTTTATAGCACTGCATATTTGGAATCAGCTCCCCCCTCCCGGTGAGAAGTTAGTCACAGCGCTTCGCGTACTTTTATCATCGTTGAAGATTTTATTCACGTGCCGACCGACTATTGactgaaaaacttttcgtaaAATATACTGCGGTATAAAAACGTGTTACTGTcacacatatacgtataaacgaCACCTATTATAGTATGCGTGCGTAATATAAAACGCTCGAATTCTCGCGGGATGGATAATGATTTGATCGATGACGACCGAGTATTTCGATGATTTGTAAACTCTATTAGACGCTCTGGCTGATGCCACGTAAACGCGTTATACCGTTTCCGGCTTTATAAAAATAACTCCTCGAGGGCATTGCAAGTCATCGTGCGTGACTTTTGAAAACTTACAAAAGTATACACGTCTGTATAATACGTGtgtgtttgtatgtatatacttgcTACGCTGCCTGCAACCGCCGCTTCTGTCGCCGAGCGTTTCTTCGTTTACTTTCGACCTAATTAGCATGTATTATAATACCTAGAGCATGTGCGTTGAGGCAATGAACGTACATCCTCGAGGTGAATTTGTTACTACGATCTAACGAGAAGAGGAGATCCtgtatttttgtacaaatagGCTTGAAAGAATCGACGATGCATCTATGACGTATAACGTATTACGTATGACCAtggcgggaaatttttttttgaaggaATGACAGGCGCTACGAACTAATACAGCCCGGGGATGGATGAGATAATGATTTTAGAACGTAGTATGTTAGTGTGTTAAAGTATACCTACTCGGTGAGTAAACAATGACTCCCATGGTCGCCATTCACGCTTCTCGAGAAGCGGCAGCCTTccgatattatttatattgatGAATTGAAACGTCGTGAGCCTCCAAATAGTTGTCACACGTTCCTAAACGACACACCCGTGTCAAGAAGTTTATTACGCGTATAATACTCGTGTCCACGATCAAAGATCGATTATATTTATCACCCAATATGGGTGACTCGTTATATCACACACACTAGCACCTATAACAATGCACGTTAATATACAGCCGACTCAGTATGAGTGAGATTCGAATAGTtaggagaagagagagaaagagagaaaaagagagatacgTGTGTAGGTAAAAATGAGGCAGAGTAGATAGGCGAGAAACTGGAATAGTGAATAACAGCCGcaacaaaaatattctctcCGCAGCGTTATTGAGAGCGCGATGGTTTGGTGTTGTTTtcgttattgttgtttttttttcttttcctttttctccttcttccaAGTTTCAACTTTCCTCCGCCGTCTAGTTACTAAATCTCGAGTATCTTCGCCGTGTAGTAAATGCTGTAGTGTGTGTACTGATACATATTTTCCGAGAGTTGATAACCGGTGCAGTATTTATTTCCATCTTTTAAATTTCCCGCAAAGATTCTTCTCGGTGTCTCCAACTTGCcctgtttcttttcttccacGTATCGTTCACCTTCCTTATTCGTTCATTCGGATTTGAAACGTCGATCAAGTGATCGTCTCTCGGTGTGACGTTAcgacgcatatatatatatatatatatatatatatcaacgtGTTGTTGTCGTCTACGAAGCGTCGTTGGTTGTTTGGTCTCAAAGTCTGTTTCGTTAAATTATCTTCCGTTCATTCTTCGTCTCATTACTCGGCATAATCCCTCCGGTATCATTCGCTGCGTTGGCATACAATCGTCAGGATATCGTATGACGCAAATTCCCACACGGGTGTCTCCGGCACGTGTGCACTAGCATTAGATATCGTGAAACTAGTCCAATCTGTTTCGGACGATCCCGGACCACCTCCTCGTCCTACTCGCCTTTCCCGTGTACTTGGCAATAATCGtcaacaatattattttaagaACAATCCAAAAATACGCAGGTGAGCTCGTCCAACAGTCGGCGTCGCGCGCGGCGTCGAGGAACTACCGTTTCAAATCGAACGTCGCGTCGGCGAATCGAAGTTACCTTCGGCGCGCGATGATCGCCTCGAGTATGCGTTAAAATCGCGTCGGATACGCCGCGGTCTCTTTCGAGTTATTCGTGACTTGCTCCCGTAACGTCGCGAGCTCCAATGAACGAATTCGAGCCACTCCGCGAGTCGTCGTCGGCCAGTTAGACacacacgatttttttctctccccggAGTTTCTGCTGCGGTCGGGCGCCGATAACGTCCGTACGCGTACACAATATAGCAACGCCTCTCGTGTCCTCGCGTACATAcaagtggggaaaaaatgcaCTTGCCGTATAACGTACacgcatacacacatacatacgcacacatacgtaggtacgtcgCGCTTTAACGATAAGACAGACGATTAATATACGGCTTCGCGTCACGTCACCGCCGCCGCACCCACGAGGCAGCCGCTAGCTAGCCGAGTAATGTGATCATTCTTTATTGCGGCGGGCCGCAGCGCGAAACTCTTGCGgagattcttttttcaacgattctcaCATCCAACCGGTTGGATGTATCTGGTGTGCGGTGGTATAAAATGACCTACTGTACGCAGCTtttcgttcttttcttttcttgttttcaaaTTCCCGCGATATTTTACGTCATTGTAACACGTGCCGccgaatatatataatttcgtGGCAATGTCGTCCCATAATTCAACGACCACACTATAACGTACACGTATACGCGACCTGCGAGTGCGAATTTTTCCGAAAGGGGAACACGCGGCTCGATCTACTCTACTTGATCGAGGAATCAGCAGGCGAGAGAGATAAATCCTTACGTAACCGAAGATCAACACGTCGGCCGCGTTCGCGGACAACATTTGACGATGTACCGGAATTCCCGGTCAACGCGGTTCATTTtggacttttttttccttgttttttttttttttttttttgttttacttagTCTCTTCTTTCCTCATGCTGCAATCGTCAGAACTCTCcgattgataaaatattattccatCCGGTGTATTTTCTTTACCTTATTTTCCGCTACCTCACTCtcgatttcattcatttcattGTCAAACATTTGTCATGCATAGAAACGTCGTACAGCGATATTTTATGATTtacttttatcttcttctGCATTTTCATGTCTACGACTAAGTTTTGTTTCAAAGTGTATAcaatagtatacatatattagtattattattaacaacaaAACGTTACCGGTTGACTATCGCACCTTGTTCCTGGATAAAAATACACCGGAGCACTCGTATCTGGGCAGGAAGAACACAAACGGCAGAATGAAAATTCGCACTGAAGAGTAGAGAAGGCTATCTCTCTctacatgttttattttttatttcttttttttccagcatTTCAGGTTTATTCGTTCACTCATATTAGTCAC from Diprion similis isolate iyDipSimi1 chromosome 12, iyDipSimi1.1, whole genome shotgun sequence encodes the following:
- the LOC124413481 gene encoding conserved oligomeric Golgi complex subunit 7, whose protein sequence is MDVSAFSDDNFDVKDWINKTFKSAEAQENKDAFVSSLVMKLQLYVQQVNGALEETSQSVLSGLPRVLRDTQVLQQEALLLREKMVAVKQEIAKVENNTGLSMVTLERIDRIKTDLQTAKQGLHEADNWTVLATDVEEVFELGDVEKIANKLFSMQKSLTMLANVLDYEDKKLQLEGLKNRLEAMASPKLVQAFTASSLEQSRMYVNIFNKMDRLPQLLKYYHNCLKVSLGQEWRKTIEEQLEQEETVVCWLRIYYDKLLSTWLTQVKWCNQVFPNSSIDTLVDVYADLLRSLSPNFIECIEAALKQESSDIHLATLILLKENAREFAVNLNGAIEASSQGKVLNQDSLFLLAEAIFAPYVSYIRKYSVYETAKLSHEIQALDCIHDDLSDTINSLSLSISRAIDNANSANGRCKIFTAGCGYPGLLNALDAYFSQYLDTYKIGIRQLERRKIKQEDWNLFQMCLTLLQSIGELLGHIEQFEKVLVADILDANTKLQNTNTSVFTRYKELLLDAAGRKEFDNLITSFQKEEKTILDSITQLIHKLCSDLHNTTYEVIFAPIFTQLLFVQKAPAWSSEANKMANLSSDLPDYSFAPQEYITQVGQYLMTLPQHLEPFLLRDNPSLTQALRAADPQYAQGSSESGFTDILLGIVAKGTCTMFQDQTLGICELNAGACKQLATDIDYLGNILEELGLSLTEQLQQMSTLLRLSPEDYQSGSSGCNARVVAAIRQMRNITSSG